The genomic region TCTCACTTACATGTTCAAATTCAAAGGTTACTATATCTGATGAGTCTACAAGTTCTTTATATTGATCTTCTGAGAAGCACTTATCCGCAATTTTACATGCTGGCTCATCCTTATTGCCAAGTACATAAAATTCAAATGGAAATTTTCTTCCTTCTAATATTAACATCCAGCCTAGTTGACCTCCGCCTAATATTCCAATCTTAAGCTTGGAGAGAGGTTGATAAGACATCGTTTTTCATATCTTCCATAAATTTATTTAACTTTTCTTCTAAATCTTTATATTTTATCGAAAGTATTCTGATTGCCAATAGTGCTGCATTTTTAGCTCCACCTATTGCTACAGTTGCTACTGGGACTCCGTAAGGCATTTGAACAATTGATAATAGTGAATCTAATCCATTAAGATTTTTAGAAGGAATGGGAACTCCAATTACTGGTAGAGTAGTTAAAGATGCGGTCATTCCAGGCAAGTGTGCAGCTCCTCCTGCGCCAGCTATTATAACTTCAATTCCTCTAGATCTTGCGGTCTTTGCGTATTCAACCATAAACTCTGGAGTTCTATGGGCAGATACAACTTTTACTTCATAACTGACTCCAAATGACTTTAATACATCTACCGCCTCTTTCATGTATTCCCAATCGGATTTACTTCCCATTATTACTCCTACAAGTGGCATAAAATCTTAAGGGGCTTAAGTATTATAAGGTTTTTTAATCAAGAGACTAACTGATGGAAGTATATAACGAGAAGGAATTATATAATTCCATTAAGGACGCTTATTTAAGTGGTAAAAAGGTAATGATTATAGGTTATGGGAAGCATTCAAACCCTAGAAAATCTGATATTTATCTGAAAATTAAAATGGACTACTATAAAATAGAGAAAGAAGGTTATGTCGAGGCTTATGCAGGGGCTTCTGTCGATAAGATAAGGGAGGAAGCGTCAGAGTATGGATTACTATTACCATGCTTGTATGACGGAAGTATCGGCGGACTTTTAGCAAACAATGAGTTTTCTCCTCTATCTACACGTTATGGTAAACCTTACGATTTTACTGAGAAAGTATTTTTTATTACTCTTTTTGGTAAAATTTCATGGAAAATTATTATAGGTAGTAAAGGTAGATTAGGTGCAATATATAAGGCAAGGTTAAAATTATTTCCAAAACCTACTAAGGTTTTTACTTTTGAAAAGTCATTTAATAAAAAAGATGAAACTATAGCTTATGTTAATAAGTTAATGCATTTAAAACCTTTAGCGATGCTTGTTGAATATGATGGAAAATATACTATTCATGCATCTTACGATTTTGATGCCGAAATACATGGATTTTCAAAGGATGAAGGAGTAGCAACTATTGAAGAAAACAATAGTAGGAATGGATATTACGTTAATACTCCTACTATAGAAGACTTTATGAATGCGATAGAAGATACTCAACCTATTTATGCATATACTGTAGTTGGTTCTGGAATTAGTAAATTCTATGTAGCTGATGAAGATGTAATAAAGAAATTAAATTATTTTACACACGACGATCTTCCAAGGGTGTATTGGAAATTAAAAGCAATATTAGACTTTAAGAACATATTTGCATAGTGTTGCACATGACAAGGCATTTTATAATTGATTGTGATACAGCAGAAGATGATATAATGAGCCTTTTTATGCTTTTACGGTACGGAATATCTGTAGAAGGAATAACAATAGTTGAAGGCAACATAAGTTTTGATCAAGAAGTAAATAATGCCTTATGGGCATTAGAATTTATAGGCAAGGAAATTCCAGTTTATCCAGGTAGTCAGAGGCCTCTTGTAAAAAATTATAGAACAGTTGAAAACGTACATGGCAAAGGAGGTATAGGCGATAAAGTTGTTAAACCTAGCAAATTAAAGGCCAGTAACAAGCATGCAGTGGACGCAATAATAGAACTTGCAGATAGATATGCAGGAGAATTAGAATTTTTAGCAATTTCTCCTTTAACTAATTTAGCCTTAGCATATTTAAAAGACAAGAGTTTAGCTGACAAAATAAAGAAAGTATGGATTATGGGCGGTACAATATATGGCAGAGGTAATATTACGCCAGTAGCTGAGTATAATATTTGGGTCGATCCAGATGCTGCTAAAGTAATATTTAATTCTGGCATGGATTTAACAATGGTTGCATGGGATCTTATTACAAATTATACAATTAATGATGAAGAATGGGAGAAAATGAAATCTATGAACACTAAACTTTCCTCATTCTATATAGATATTTATACTCATTACAGAAATTATGCTATGACTAAACAAAAAATGAAAGGCAATCCACATCCAGACTTAATAACCACGGCTATCGCAATAGATAGCTCTGTCGCAACTAAAGTAGAAAAACAGTACGTAGATATAGAAAATTGTGAATGCTTAACTAGGGGAATGACTGTTATTGATTACTTGGGAATTTGGAATAAAGAGCCCAATGTAAATGTAGTTTATGAAATTAATAAGGAGAAATTCATAAGTATGCTCTATAATCTATTATCTTGGTTTTAACAATCAAATCTACTACATAATGTGAATTCCATATCTTCTATTAACTTTTTCATAAATAAGTAATATTTGTAAAGTTCTTCTAGTCCTTCTTCAGTTATTGAAAATATTATATCTCTTCCTATTATTGCTCTCTTCTCTACGTATCCTCTATTCTCTAAACTTTTCATTGCTTTTATTATATTCTTTTTAGGAATCCCAGTGTATTCTGCCAACTCCTTTATACTAAGCTCTCCTTCTGCTAAGTTTGTCAATATTACTAGCTGTGTTATATTCACATGAAATATTTTGTCACAATATAATTTAAGCAGTTAGTATGAAGAGTTAGATAGAAGAGTTTTTTATATTCCTTAATATTTTCCAAAATTTATAATAGTAAGCACAATTAAAGATAAAACAGATGATAAAAATATGGCGTCTCTAGGACTTTGTATAATTGATGCAATTAGATATCCTAAAATCCAACCTATTATCTGCATAGTTACTATAGAGACGTAATTTTTCTTGGATATAGATAATGATAACGGAATTATTGATTCCCATAACCCATAAAATACAGAAAAATAAGGAGAAATTATTATTAAAGACTGTAAAGAAAATAGAATAAGAGAAAGGTTAATTGCCTTTTTACTTGAGATAAAAGAGGAAGTAAAAGCTATTATACTACCTAATAGCTCTGCAAACGTAGCTATAATTCCTATTAATGTGTCACTTAAATTATACATTTCCTTTATAACTAAATAAATAAACTGACTTGATAATGCTACTGGAAGTATAATTAGAGAGATTATTGGGTAAAATTCAATTTTTGGATCTTCGTTTTTGATTTCTTTTTGCGTAATTAACGGTAAAAATGAAAAAATTATGAAAAACGCGGATATAATAAAGAGGTAAGTAAACCCTAGATATTGCGAGATTATTCCTCCTATTGAAGGCATAAATATTGATGGCAATACCGATATTGCCCAAACCTTTGATATTGTGCTTTTACCTTCTGTTTCCATTAATTCATAAAAACCTGGTAATGCTATGTAGAATGAATTATACATTATCATGAAAATATAAAGTGATATAATAGAAGAAGTAAAAGGAAGTAATAAAATTCCTGTTCCGGAAAGACTCATTCCTAAAATTATACTATATTTATCTCCAAATTTCTTGTTAATTTTTCCTCCGAGGTAAGGTAATGGCAAGGAGAATATTAATGTCGTAAGATAGAAAAATCCTAATTCGGAAGGTTTTATATATCTAACTAGAAATATTGAAAGGAAAGGATAATATAGATAAAATCCTATTCCCCAAAGAATCCAACTAATAGCCAATTTTAATAAAAGTTTCATTGCCCATCAAATTTTTCTAGTAATTGATCAACAAGATCCTTTTCTCCATAAATTATCATATCATCACTAGTATCATCATAGTATTTCTTTATTATCTCATAAGCTTTGTCTACTCCGCCGTTCTCAATGTCTAATATAACTCCTCCTTGTAATTTATCATCTTCATAGATAGATATTACACTATCTTTATACATCATAATTCTAAATGCAGAAATTATTTTTCCATCTTCGACTTTTTTATATAAATATACAGTAACTAAAGGCTCTGTTATACTATGTCTCGTGTATTCTAGGTGTTTTAGCATATATTTACAATGTAGTTTTATATCTAAAAATTAGTTGTTCTACTGTAATACTATATAACGCTCTTTCCTCATTATTTAATGCCCTATTTTAACTTAATGAGGAGAAATGTATTATTAAGCCGAAATCTAAAAAGAGTTATACCTAAATCAAATTAATCGTGCAGTTTGTATTTACTGACGGTAATAAAAAGTACATATTTAACGACGGAAAAGTTGAGGAATACTTTGGAAAATTAAAAACTAAGGATAATATAATTGGCTATCTAGCTACGATAGATGGAGATAAAATAAAATTGTCAAAATTCCCCATTTATGATTGTTCTAAAATTATTTTTGAAGGAAAGCTTACTATAAAAGTAGGTAACCTAGGATACTTATTTGAATCAAATGAATCTCTTTGCTTATTTTTAGGCAATATTGCTACTCCCGTAATTAACGGGAATTATTTAATTATAAAAGGTATAGTAATTATTAGTGGAGATAAAAGAAAATTGCTGGATGCAATGGATAATTATGACGTTATACAGTATGTGCTTTCTAAGTATCCTTCAGACGATGAAGTAATTCGACAAGCAATAATAGGCCTTTCGAAACTTGGAAAATGCAGTGAAGCGATTTCGTTATATACGAAATTAGATAAGAAATATCCAGAAGAATCATTAGCAGTAGCGGAATGTTACGAGAAAATAGGGGAAGAACTAGAGGCTCTAAAGATCTATTCGTTTTTCTCAGATGAAAGATATAAAATTCTAGAAGAAAAATTAAGGAAAAAAGTTGATAAAATTATAGAGGAATATGATGCTACAGGAAATGCCAAGATCTTATATAATGCACTTTCAATTTTACCTACATACGATGCACCTGCTTTAAAATTAGGATGGCATTTTATTAAGAAAAATCCAGAAGAATCAATAAAATTCTTTGAGGAAGCTGTGAAGAGAAGTAGGTCTTATCATAACTTACTGATGTTAGCAAACGCATATATAAAATCTGGTAAGTACATGGAGGCACTAAAAATAATTGAAGAAGCAGAAAAAATGCGTAGAACAGCAGGTTCTGCATTCTTAAGAGGATTAGCATTAGAGCACTTGAACGCAAAAAGTGAGGCAGAAAAGGACTTTCTCTATGCATGTAAAGAAGGTATAGTAGAGGCTTGTGAAAAGGTAAAGCCAGGAGTTCTTTATTCTCCTAAAGATTTTTACCCAGAGCAATGGATAGGCTACGTAATATACGGATATGAGGTAAAACAAGTGTTAGGAACTGGGGGAATGGGTTACGTCTTATTGGTTGAAAGGCTAGGTAAAAAATACGCTATGAAAATAATGAAGAAAGAGTATAATTTTGATGAAATGCTAAATGAAGTAGCTAAAATGCAGGAAATCTCAAAGAATTCGAAATACCTTGTAAGAATTTTAGCTAACTTTATTGACGAAAATTGGGTGGATTATTACAGTTCTCCCCCCGCTATTGTAATGGAATACATGGGTGGCGGAGACTTAAGAGATGTGCTAGCAAAGGATGAATATTCAACTTTAAGGCACTCAGTTCTCTGGCCTCAAGTAGTTTCAGTGATATTTTCTAAGTTAGCTAATGCAATAATAACTATACATAAAGAAGGATATATTCATTGCGACATTAAACCTTCTAATATATTATTTACTAGTCTACTTCCTAACTATGGAGAAGAGGCACTAGAGGCTTTAGAAAAAGAGCATGTAATTCCAAAACTTTCTGACTTAGGCAGTGCTGTAAAGATAGGAACTCCAGTAATTCATTATACTCCTTATTATGCTCATCCATTGCAGAGGTTTGGACAAAGAGCTTCAACAGAGATGGATATTTACTCTTTCACGGTCTCACTATATGCCTCTTTAACTAACAATTTCCCATTCCCAGAATGGCTAGAGAGAGAACTGGAAGAAGCAGCAACAAATCCTTCAAAGAGAGAACAAGCATTAAAGGACTTTTACTCTGTAGATCCTAGAATGGATTATGTTCCAGAAGAGTTTAAAGATATTATAATGAGGGGTTTAAGAGGCGAGATAACCATGGAAGAGATAGCAAGAGACTTAAAGGACATAGCCATGACAGAATATAATATTCCAGAAGAAGTATTAATCTAATTGTGAGAATAGACGTTCACCAACATTTAGGAATTAAATGGGTTAATGCAAAGGAAATTTCAGAATATTTTGACATTATTTTACTAAATCCTGCATATAAATACTCTTGTCAGTGCTGTGTGGACGGATTCTATCAGCAATATCTTTGGCTAAAGAATAAAAATGAAAATAGAGAGAAATACCGATTACTTGGTATATATAATCCAAAGTGTAGAGTTCCTTTAGAAGTAGAATTAGGTAGGCAATACGAGAAAGGAATAGTGGGCATAGTATTAACGCCAGAAAAACATGGATACAAAATCCAAGATATTGACAAGGTTCTAGAATTCGCCGAGGACCATAAAATGCCAATATTTATAAAGACCACACAAGATCTAACTCAAAAAATACAAGAATTTACTCATTTAACTTTTGTAATATTAGGCTCTTATTATCCCATGGAAGAAATGCTCTATAATTTGCTTAAATATAATAATGTGTTTTTTGAAACCTCTGGTGTTCCAGAGAGTTTCTTAAATAGAATACCTACGGATAGGTTGATATATGGCAGTGGTTATCCTTATTTACCTTTTAAGAATGTGCACTTAATCGATGTGATATCTGAAAATGCGTTAAAAATAATTAGTATACATTGATATCATATTCGATGAAAGAAATAATCTATACTGAAAAGGCTCCAAAACCTATAGGTCCATATTCTCAAGCAGTAAAAATAGGTAATTTAATATTTGTATCTGGGCAAATTCCCTTAGATCCTAAGTCAAATAATGTTGTTAATGGAGGAATAAAAGAGCAGACTGCTCAAGTTTTAGAGAATATTAAAGCAATATTAGAAGCAGCTGGTTCAGGGTTAGATAAGGTTTTAATGAGCTTTGTTTATCTAAAAAACATGAACGATTTTCAAGGTTTTAACGAAGTATACTCCATGTATTTTAAAGATAATCCTCCAGCAAGAGTTACAGTAGAAGTATCAAAACTACCTAAAGACGTTCTAATAGAAATAGCAGTTGTAGCAGGCATTTAAGAAAAAACTTTTTTCAATAGCTTTTCTACATGTGGACAATTTAGGTCTAATAGATCGTGGTTTCCATGTTCTATGCAAGACGCTGCTATTGGTTTTCCTTCTAGCAATACTACCGATGCTTCATCGTCTTCAACTATCGTATATGCTAGCCCCTCAAAGATTTTTCTGTAGTCTTCCATTTCTTCTCACTTATTCCATAATGATGTATTTTTTCACTTATAAGCTTTTCTTCTTCTTTCATAGATTAGTAAAAAATTAAATAGATAAGACTGCGAGAATTTCTCTCTCACTAAGGCTACCTAATATTTCCTTTGAATTAGTCACTGGTAAGAAGCCTATGTTCTTTTCAGCCATTAATATTCTTGCAGTCTCAATTTTATCGTCTGGATACACTTTAAAAACGTTATTAGACATAAATCCAGAAACTTCTGTTTTTGTTAGATCTTTCTTTGCTAAAAGTGCCTTTCCTATATCTTTCGTGGATATAACTCCGCAAGGTAAATTATCGCAAGCCACTATAGCGTGTCTAACATATTTTTGTTTCATAAATTCTACTACTTCTGCCAACGTAGTATCTGTTGAAATTATTAGTGGATTTTTGTTCATAATATCTTGCACGAACGAGTTTATGTCTGCCTTACAATATCTTATTAAATCTCTTTCAGTTATTATTCCTTCTATGTTATCTCCGTTACCTACTACTAAGGATCCTATTCCTTTTGCAGTTACTATTCTGCAAGCTTCTTTTAAATCAGAATTTTTATCTATAAATTGCAAATCAGAAGTCATAATTTTATCTACAGTATCGTCGATTTTTTTCCAATTATATACAATATCTCTTATAGTAATTATTCCATTAGATTCGACCACAAGTCTTCTTATATTATTTCTAATCATTATATTTAATGCATCATATATTTTTGTATCTTTAGTTACTTTTATTACATCAGGAGACATAACATCTTTAACCAACACAATTATTCACCTCTTCTAATCTTTCATTTTTACTATAATTTATATTATTATAATCCAGCTGAAAAAGCTTTATTTCAAAGGTTTTAATGAGAACTAATAATTGCCGTTAATGTTTAAGGTAATGTTAAAAACTACTATTTTTAATCTTACATAAAATGATAGAGATAAAATTCTTCCATGACGTGCTATGCCCTTACTGCTTTATTGCGACTAGGAGATTAATGAACGTAGTGAAGGACTATAAAGATCAAGTTATTGTTAGGCATAAATCTTTTATGATGATATCTTCCCTTGAAGACCTAAAAGACATTGCACCAACAATAGAAGAAGCTAGGGAGTTATTTAAAAACGAATTTTCTATTCTAAAAAAATATATTCCAGATTATGATCCTGAAAAAGTAATAAATAAAGGTAAAATAGGCTATATTTGGTCTCTTCCACCTCAGATGGCATGCAAGGCAGCAGAATTCCAAAAAGGGGACGAAGGTCACTGGGAATATTATAAAAGAGCGCAAGAGAAATTATTCTTTGAAGGAGAAGACATAACTTCAGACGATGTACTAATAGAAATTGCTAAAGAAGTTGGACTATACGTTGAAAGGTTCAAAGAAGACTTCAAGTCAAAGAAGGCAAAATTAGCAGTAATACAAGATGAAGAAGAGGCACATGCAATGGGAATACATGGAGTACCGGCAGTTTTAATTAATGATAAATGGTTGATTAGAGGAGTTCAAACTGAAGATTATTATAGGCAAGTAATTGAAGACTTGTTAAAGAACGGCGGAGAACCTAAGACCGTTAACCTAAAAGCTTATTGGGAACAATAAAGAATATTCTCTTATGAGAACTGTAAAAGACTATATGACTACTCCAGTTTTTCAAGTAGAAGCAAATACTAGTCTACAAGAAGTTTGTAAACTAATGCTAGAAAGAGGTATAGGTTCTGTTTTAGTTACAGAAAATGGAGTACCTAAAGGAATATTTACCGATAGAGATGCGGTAAAAGCTATAGCTTCAGGTTTTTCTCCGTCTGATGAAGTCAGAGTTGCTGCTACTATGGGTAATTTAATAATAGTAGATCTTAATACAGATATAGTAGAGGCTGTGAGTATAATGACTAAAAATAAGATTAGACATTTGCCGGTTAAAGACTCAGAAGGGAATATTGTAGGCATATTATCTATTGTAGATGCTTCAAAGGCTATTCAAGACATTTATAAGTAGTATTTTATTTATTATTAATATTTTTATTATATATCAAAGAAATTCCGTTTAATAAATTAAGTGTGAATTCTGAACTTGGAAAAATATTTATTTTCATTCACATATATGCTATTATGAAAGTTGGGTTGCTAGAAGACTTTAAGGGCAATACGACAGCATTATGGAACGCAGAAAATCTTGTTGTTATTAATGGAAAAGAAGAAGAAATTAGCTTAGCTTACGGTCGAATATCAAATTTTATGGATTTAGATATTTTAATAGGAAAAAATTTTTTAGATGGAGAAATAAATTTTCTTAGCCAAGTTTACGGCATAATAATAGACGGTTCTAATATCGTTAAAAGGATTAATATTGAAAATTTTAATGCTGAACTAACTCTGGGCAACATTGCTATTTCTTCGGCTAGAATATTTGATGATTTTGTAACATTCTTCTTTCCTTTTCCAATCCGCGATTGTAGTATAAGTTATTCAATAATTTACGAAGTTTTAGATTATGACATTATGAGAGAACTTCATAGAATTACCAAACTCGGAGGTAAAGTCAGAATTATAATTAGGGACAAATTACACGGAGGCTTAAGCGTAGATGATATAATGAAGTTTATAATAAAATTCGATGTAGAGAAAATAAGTTGGAAAGACGGATTTTGGGTAATCGATTTAATAAAGAAAAGACGGTAAGGCTTATTTTTAGTTTGATAAGAACAATTTTATGAATCCGATTTATACTAAGATGAGAGAAATTCATGAGTACTCTTTAAGGTATCCAGAAAAATTTTGGGATTCAGTAGCCAGAGAGTTATTTTGGTATAAACTTTATGAGAAAGTAGTTGAATCTCATCATCCGTATTATTATTGGTTTAAAGGCGGTAAAATTAATATAACGTATAATATTCTAGATATAAGAAAAAACAGTAACAAAATTGCATTATATTGGGAAAGTGAAAATGGAGAAAAGGTGTCTTTAAGTTATAAGCAGCTCTATAATTTAGTATCCTCATTTGCCGGTGCATTAACTCAACTTGGTTTAAAGAAAGGCGACGTAGTTACTATTTACATGCCAATGATTCCAGAGGCAATGGTATCAATGTTAGCTTGTGCAAGAATAGGAGTTATACATAATGTTGTCTTTGCAGGTTTTGGAGAGAGGGCATTAAGAGAAAGAATAGAAATAGCCGGTTCTAAAGCAATTATTACTGCCGACGTTGGATATAGAAGAGGTAAGGAAATTTCTTATTTAGATGTTATCGAAAACGCTACTAAAGACCTTAACTTGATTAAAATTACAGTACCTAGAAGTGGTAAGGTAGTTGGTCACAACTTTTATGACCTATTAGATGCAAAGAAAGTTGATGCTGTACCCATGGACTCTCAAGATCCTCTCTTTATATTATTTACTTCTGGAACTACTGGCAAACCAAAAGGTGTCGTACATTCTGTGGGTCCATATACTGTTTGGGCTTATTATCACGTTAAATGGCTATTAAATTTTGACGATACTTCAACTTTCTTTTCAACTTCAGATATCGGCTGGATTAACGGTCACTCATATAGCACTTATGGAACATTACTTAATAATGGCACATTATTATGGTATGAGGGAGTTCCAGATTATCCAGATCCTCAAGTGTGGTGGAGATTAATAGAAGACTATGCAGTCACCGACATTTGGACTGCACCAACTGCAATAAGATTACTGATGAAATATGGTAGTAAAATAGATCATGATATTTCTTCGCTAAGAATGATAGTCAGTGCTGGTGAGATTCTTGGCGAAGAAGCTTGGAAATGGTTAGTAGAACTAACTTCAAGTAAAGTTTACGTTATAGAGACGTGGGGGCAGACAGAGAATAGCGGTTTCATAACTTCTCCTGGAGGATTTTATATTGGTGGAATATATTATAAAAAAGGGTCGGTAGGATATCCTTTACCTGGAATAGACATAGCTATTTATGATGATAATGGAAAAGAATTACCTCCAAATACCAAAGGAAATATCGTAATAAAATCTTCTGCTCCAGCATTTATGAGTTCCTTATGGCATGACGATGAAAGATATAGGAAATACTACGAGAAATTCGGCGTATATTTAACTGGCGATTATGGCTACATGGACGATGAGGGATATCTGTGTATTCTTGGTAGAATAGACGACGTGATAAAAGTTGCAGGACATAGATTAAGTCCTGCGGAAATAGAAAATATTGTTCTCTCAAATGAGGAAATAGCAGATGCTGCAGTAGTAGGTAAAAAGGACGAAATTAAAGGAAATGTGCTAGTAGTCTTTGCTTCATTAAAGCAAGGCTTCTTACCTTCAGAAGAGCTTAAGAATAAAATAATGAGCGAAATTAAGAAAAATTATGGAGGTATAGCTGTAATTGATGATATTATATTTGTTGACAAATTACCTAAGACAAGGACTGGTAAGATTATGAGAAGAGTTTTAAGAGCTCTAATTAACAACGAGGAATTAGGGGACTTATCAACCCTAGAAGAAAGAGAAGCTATAGAAGATTTAAGAAAAAGATTGGGTGAAAAGATTGGAAAATAAGGTAACTGACATTAAGACTGCACTCGATTTAATAAGAGAAGGAGATACAATAACAATTAGTGGAATGTCAATTCATAGGAATCCCATGGGATTTATTTTTGAGTTAGTAAAATCTGGCATAAGAAATCTAAATTTCGTAGATAGAGAACCTGGATTAGGTTTAGAAGTTCTTTTACAAAATAACGTATTGAAGAAAGTTAGGATAGCCATGGCAACTTTAGAATGGTTTGGAATGTTACCTAGCTTTAGAAGGAAAGCAGAAAGCAGAGAAATAGAAATTTTGGAGGACACTTGTGGGGCTTTTATCGCAGGGATAAGGGCAGGAGCTTTTGGTGTTCCTTTTATGCCGGTTAAGGGAATAATTGGCTCAGATTTAATCAAACTTCATGAAAAAGAAGGTACATGGAAAATTGTTGATGATCCCTTTTCTGGAGAAAAAATAGTTCTAGTAAAAGCAATAACGCCAGACGTTGCAATAATACACGTAAATAAGGCCGATCCAGAAGGTAACGCAGAAATTGAAGGTCCAGTATATGAGGATGAATATAAAGCTAGAGCTTCTAAAAAGGTAATAATAACTGCAGAAGAGCTAGTTGATAAAAGCTATTTCTATAAGAAAAGACCTAATATTTACGCCGAACACGTAACTGCCGTTGTGCATATGCCAAGAGGTGCAGAACCTACTAGCGTGTTTCCTTTATATGACGCAGATTATGAGAAAATACTTAATATTCTAGGGATGACCTAAGATCGTCTGGATCTAACTTTGTAATAAAGTTCTTTTCTTCCTCATTAACGTCTATAACTCCTTGGATTGCATTATAAACTTGGAAAGCAGTGTTTTCAACTATCTTTGCAAAATTACTCCATGGATATACGTATTTTACGTACCATTTTTTATCTTCTCTAGAATATTCTAAAACTCCAAGATCAGTAACTACGATAACTTTATTCGTAGAAAACTTAGCACTACCTGTAACAAAATCTACTCTCTTTACTAAAGTAGATTTACTATGTTTTAAATTCCATAGTATAGCCTTTTTAACGAGCGGTAATATATAAGCTGTTGCAGCCCCACCGGGTAATCTAACTTTAGGTTTAGAGTAATCTCCTATTACAGATAAGTTAACATTAGTTTCCTCATCTATTTGAGCGGGACCTAGAAACATCACATCTAATTTTCCTTTTTGAGCCAAATCAAATGATTCAACCGTAGGTAAGATTGGAGTTTCATTAACATAAAACGGATTACCAGTAGAAGGAGTTATTTTTATTTCTGACGGGTTATCCGCCTCTGCTACGCCTAAGATTCTTATCGTCTTGCCGTAAAAATCTCTTGCCATAAACGCACCTAATATTGCTGGAATAGAATTCAA from Acidianus ambivalens harbors:
- the purE gene encoding 5-(carboxyamino)imidazole ribonucleotide mutase translates to MPLVGVIMGSKSDWEYMKEAVDVLKSFGVSYEVKVVSAHRTPEFMVEYAKTARSRGIEVIIAGAGGAAHLPGMTASLTTLPVIGVPIPSKNLNGLDSLLSIVQMPYGVPVATVAIGGAKNAALLAIRILSIKYKDLEEKLNKFMEDMKNDVLSTSLQA
- a CDS encoding FAD-binding protein, producing the protein MEVYNEKELYNSIKDAYLSGKKVMIIGYGKHSNPRKSDIYLKIKMDYYKIEKEGYVEAYAGASVDKIREEASEYGLLLPCLYDGSIGGLLANNEFSPLSTRYGKPYDFTEKVFFITLFGKISWKIIIGSKGRLGAIYKARLKLFPKPTKVFTFEKSFNKKDETIAYVNKLMHLKPLAMLVEYDGKYTIHASYDFDAEIHGFSKDEGVATIEENNSRNGYYVNTPTIEDFMNAIEDTQPIYAYTVVGSGISKFYVADEDVIKKLNYFTHDDLPRVYWKLKAILDFKNIFA
- a CDS encoding nucleoside hydrolase; the protein is MTRHFIIDCDTAEDDIMSLFMLLRYGISVEGITIVEGNISFDQEVNNALWALEFIGKEIPVYPGSQRPLVKNYRTVENVHGKGGIGDKVVKPSKLKASNKHAVDAIIELADRYAGELEFLAISPLTNLALAYLKDKSLADKIKKVWIMGGTIYGRGNITPVAEYNIWVDPDAAKVIFNSGMDLTMVAWDLITNYTINDEEWEKMKSMNTKLSSFYIDIYTHYRNYAMTKQKMKGNPHPDLITTAIAIDSSVATKVEKQYVDIENCECLTRGMTVIDYLGIWNKEPNVNVVYEINKEKFISMLYNLLSWF
- a CDS encoding helix-turn-helix domain-containing protein — encoded protein: MNITQLVILTNLAEGELSIKELAEYTGIPKKNIIKAMKSLENRGYVEKRAIIGRDIIFSITEEGLEELYKYYLFMKKLIEDMEFTLCSRFDC
- a CDS encoding protein kinase domain-containing protein; the protein is MQFVFTDGNKKYIFNDGKVEEYFGKLKTKDNIIGYLATIDGDKIKLSKFPIYDCSKIIFEGKLTIKVGNLGYLFESNESLCLFLGNIATPVINGNYLIIKGIVIISGDKRKLLDAMDNYDVIQYVLSKYPSDDEVIRQAIIGLSKLGKCSEAISLYTKLDKKYPEESLAVAECYEKIGEELEALKIYSFFSDERYKILEEKLRKKVDKIIEEYDATGNAKILYNALSILPTYDAPALKLGWHFIKKNPEESIKFFEEAVKRSRSYHNLLMLANAYIKSGKYMEALKIIEEAEKMRRTAGSAFLRGLALEHLNAKSEAEKDFLYACKEGIVEACEKVKPGVLYSPKDFYPEQWIGYVIYGYEVKQVLGTGGMGYVLLVERLGKKYAMKIMKKEYNFDEMLNEVAKMQEISKNSKYLVRILANFIDENWVDYYSSPPAIVMEYMGGGDLRDVLAKDEYSTLRHSVLWPQVVSVIFSKLANAIITIHKEGYIHCDIKPSNILFTSLLPNYGEEALEALEKEHVIPKLSDLGSAVKIGTPVIHYTPYYAHPLQRFGQRASTEMDIYSFTVSLYASLTNNFPFPEWLERELEEAATNPSKREQALKDFYSVDPRMDYVPEEFKDIIMRGLRGEITMEEIARDLKDIAMTEYNIPEEVLI
- a CDS encoding amidohydrolase family protein; the protein is MRIDVHQHLGIKWVNAKEISEYFDIILLNPAYKYSCQCCVDGFYQQYLWLKNKNENREKYRLLGIYNPKCRVPLEVELGRQYEKGIVGIVLTPEKHGYKIQDIDKVLEFAEDHKMPIFIKTTQDLTQKIQEFTHLTFVILGSYYPMEEMLYNLLKYNNVFFETSGVPESFLNRIPTDRLIYGSGYPYLPFKNVHLIDVISENALKIISIH
- a CDS encoding RidA family protein; the protein is MKEIIYTEKAPKPIGPYSQAVKIGNLIFVSGQIPLDPKSNNVVNGGIKEQTAQVLENIKAILEAAGSGLDKVLMSFVYLKNMNDFQGFNEVYSMYFKDNPPARVTVEVSKLPKDVLIEIAVVAGI
- a CDS encoding CBS domain-containing protein gives rise to the protein MLVKDVMSPDVIKVTKDTKIYDALNIMIRNNIRRLVVESNGIITIRDIVYNWKKIDDTVDKIMTSDLQFIDKNSDLKEACRIVTAKGIGSLVVGNGDNIEGIITERDLIRYCKADINSFVQDIMNKNPLIISTDTTLAEVVEFMKQKYVRHAIVACDNLPCGVISTKDIGKALLAKKDLTKTEVSGFMSNNVFKVYPDDKIETARILMAEKNIGFLPVTNSKEILGSLSEREILAVLSI